One Streptomyces sp. V4I8 genomic window carries:
- a CDS encoding family 43 glycosylhydrolase, with the protein MLTYNGGDPLDSASWVKSPNPVSQRSNANGVYGPGHNGFFKSPDGTEDWIAYHANSSSSGGCDMNRSTRAQKFTWNADGTPNFGTPVALGVPQAAPSGEQAD; encoded by the coding sequence ATGCTCACCTACAACGGCGGTGACCCGCTCGACTCCGCCTCCTGGGTCAAGTCCCCGAACCCGGTCTCCCAGCGGTCCAACGCCAACGGGGTGTACGGCCCCGGCCACAACGGCTTCTTCAAGTCGCCCGACGGCACGGAGGACTGGATCGCTTACCACGCCAACAGCTCGTCGAGCGGTGGCTGCGACATGAACCGCAGTACCAGGGCGCAGAAGTTCACCTGGAACGCCGACGGCACGCCGAACTTCGGCACCCCGGTGGCCCTGGGCGTCCCGCAGGCCGCGCCGTCGGGCGAACAGGCCGACTAG